The DNA window GATCAGCACCCGGAAGACATCCGGCTCAGCGACCTTATAAAGTGCCGCCCCCAGCATCACGCCGGGCAACGCGCCCAGCACCAGCAGAAAAGCGGCCTCGGCATTCCATTTTCGCCAGTAAGGTCGCAGCGTGCTGAAATCGATCAGCATGAGCAGCGGCAACATAACTCCGAGCGCAAGCCCGGGCTCGATCACCAGCGCGAGCATACTTGCTGCGGCAAATGCCGCCCCGGAGCCGAAGCCGCCTTTGGAAATGCCGGCGAAAATGACCGCCGGTCCTGCTATGAGAAAAAATGTGAGGTCCAGCGAGAGCATGCTGCGCATTCCTGGCGCGAAACCCTGCCGAAGTCCACAATCTCTGCTGCGTCAGCGCATCGTCGCCCTGCCGCAACCGAACTTGCGCAAGTTGCTGCGATTGGGTAGCACGTGGCGAACTTCAACCGCATGCGGAGCATTTAATAATGGCAAGACCCAAAATCGCACTGATCGGCGCCGGCCAGATCGGCGGCACGCTCGCCCACCTTGCAGCGCTCAAGGAACTGGGCGACGTCGTTCTGTTCGACATCGCCGAGGGCATCCCCGAAGGTAAAGCCCTCGACATCGCGGAAAGCGGTCCGTCGGCGAAATTCGACGCAGCCTTGTCCGGGACGCAGTCTTATGAGGATATCGCCGGCGCGGATGTCTGCATCGTAACGGCCGGTGTTGCCCGCAAACCCGGCATGAGCCGGGACGATCTGCTGGGCATCAACCTCAAGGTCATGAAATCCGTGGGCGAGGGCATTGCCGCCCATGCGCCCGAGGCCTTTGTGATCTGCATCACCAATCCGCTCGACGCGATGGTCTGGGCCCTGCGTGAATTTTCCGGTCTGCCGCATGAAAAGGTCTGCGGCATGGCGGGCGTGCTGGACTCCGCGCGCTTCCGGCACTTCCTTGCGGACGAATTCAACGTTTCGATGAAAGACGTCACCGCCTTTGTACTGGGCGGACATGGTGACACGATGGTGCCGCTGGTGCGCTATTCGACCGTTGCCGGCATCCCGCTGCCAGATCTGGTCAAAATGGGCTGGACGAGCCAGGAAAAACTGGATGCCATCGTCCAGCGCACCCGTGATGGTGGCGCTGAGATCGTGGGCCTGCTCAAGACCGGGTCGGCCTTCTACGCACCGGCGACCTCCGCGATCGAAATGGCAGAGAGCTATCTCAAGGATCAGAAACGCGTTCTGCCCTGTGCCGCCTATGTGGACGGCGCCTACGGGCTGAACGGTTTTTACGTCGGCGTTCCGACAGTCATCGGTGCCGGCGGCATCGAGCGCGTGGTCGAAATCAGCATGAACAAAGACGAGCAGACCATGTTCGACAACTCCGTGAACGCGGTCAAAGGTCTGGTCGAGGCCTGCAAAGGCATTGATAACTCGCTCTGAGACAGGGTGATGCCTGAGGGCTCCGGGCATTTCCGGGGCCCTTTTTTTCAGGCATGGCCCATGATCCCGGGCCGCGGATACCTCCCTGCCTCAGAGCTTCCCGGAGGATGCACAGCGGCGATCTGCTGCCTGTTGTTCCGGGAAGGTCCATCTGGTCTGAAGGGCGTTTTTGTTTCCTGCAAAAATCCCTCCCGCACGAGGCCAGCGCCCTTCGGAAACGCTCTGGCGGTCAGGCCGGAACGGTCCGCACGGGCGGTGGGCAGAGCGAAACCACCTGAAAACAGAATGATTCCCCGGCTCTTACCCCGCAGGGGCATTACTTCGGTCACTTGTGATCACAGTTTTTCAGCGTGTGATCACAAAAATCGCTTTTCCCCGACATATACCCCGTTTGCTGAGAAAAACTGTTTTCTTCCGGCGTCTGACGGGGTGCAGTGCCCCAAGAGAACCGATCAATCAGTACGGGACCAGAACGATGAATATCCACGAATACCAGGCCAAAGCATTGCTCCGCAGCTACGGTGCACCGGTTTCTGACGGACGCGTCGTGCTTCGCGCCGAAGAAGCCAAAACCGCAGCCGGCGCCCTGGACGGCCCGCTCTGGGTGGTCAAGGCGCAGATCCACGCGGGCGGCCGGGGTAAGGGGACGTTCAAAGAAGCCGATGCCGGCGAGAAGGGCGGCGTGCGCCTGACCAAATCGGTTGAGGAAGCCGCCGAGGAAGCAAAAAAGATGCTCGGCCGCACGCTCGTCACACACCAGACCGGCCCGGTCGGCAAACAGGTAAACCGGATCTATATCGAAGACGGCTCGGGCATCGAAACCGAGCTCTATCTCGCACTGCTCGTAGATCGCCAGACCAGCCGCGTGAGTTTCGTCTGCTCCACCGAGGGCGGCATGGATATCGAAGAGGTCGCAGCCTCCACGCCTGAAAAAATCCTCAGCTTCTCTGTTGACCCTGCGACCGGCTATCAGGCCTTCCACGGGCGCCGTATTGCCTTTTCGCTCGGGCTTGAGGGCAAACAGGTCAAGCAATGCGTCGGCCTGATGGGTCTGCTTTACAAAGCCTTCATGGAAAAAGACATGGAGATGCTGGAGATCAACCCGCTGATCGTGACCGACAGCGGTGATCTCAAAGTACTCGACGCCAAAGTCGCCTTTGACGGCAATGCGATCTACCGCCACGCGGATATCGCCGAGCTGCGCGACACCACGGAGGAAGACAGCAAAGAGCTCGAAGCCTCCAAATACGACCTCAACTACATCGCGCTGGATGGCGAAATCGGATGTATGGTGAACGGCGCGGGCCTTGCCATGGCGACCATGGACATCATCAAACTGTATGGCGCGGAGCCTGCAAACTTTCTGGACGTGGGTGGCGGGGCAACAAAGGAAAAGGTCACCGAGGCTTTCAAAATCATCACCTCTGATCCCAACGTCAAAGGCATCCTGGTGAACATCTTCGGCGGCAT is part of the Roseobacter ponti genome and encodes:
- the mdh gene encoding malate dehydrogenase; this encodes MARPKIALIGAGQIGGTLAHLAALKELGDVVLFDIAEGIPEGKALDIAESGPSAKFDAALSGTQSYEDIAGADVCIVTAGVARKPGMSRDDLLGINLKVMKSVGEGIAAHAPEAFVICITNPLDAMVWALREFSGLPHEKVCGMAGVLDSARFRHFLADEFNVSMKDVTAFVLGGHGDTMVPLVRYSTVAGIPLPDLVKMGWTSQEKLDAIVQRTRDGGAEIVGLLKTGSAFYAPATSAIEMAESYLKDQKRVLPCAAYVDGAYGLNGFYVGVPTVIGAGGIERVVEISMNKDEQTMFDNSVNAVKGLVEACKGIDNSL
- the sucC gene encoding ADP-forming succinate--CoA ligase subunit beta, whose translation is MNIHEYQAKALLRSYGAPVSDGRVVLRAEEAKTAAGALDGPLWVVKAQIHAGGRGKGTFKEADAGEKGGVRLTKSVEEAAEEAKKMLGRTLVTHQTGPVGKQVNRIYIEDGSGIETELYLALLVDRQTSRVSFVCSTEGGMDIEEVAASTPEKILSFSVDPATGYQAFHGRRIAFSLGLEGKQVKQCVGLMGLLYKAFMEKDMEMLEINPLIVTDSGDLKVLDAKVAFDGNAIYRHADIAELRDTTEEDSKELEASKYDLNYIALDGEIGCMVNGAGLAMATMDIIKLYGAEPANFLDVGGGATKEKVTEAFKIITSDPNVKGILVNIFGGIMRCDVIAEGVVAAVKEVGLQVPLVVRLEGTNVQQGKDIINNSDVDVIAADDLKDGAQKIVKAVKG